In Mangifera indica cultivar Alphonso chromosome 1, CATAS_Mindica_2.1, whole genome shotgun sequence, a single genomic region encodes these proteins:
- the LOC123212404 gene encoding ABC transporter G family member 39-like codes for MLVGPAKVLIMDEISTGLDSSTTFQICKYMKQMVHIMDITMIMTLLQPAPETYDLFDDIILLSEGQIVYQGSREKVLEFFEYMGFKCPDRKGVADFLQEVTSKKDQEQYWCRKNQPYRFLSASSFVQGFGSFHIGQQLASDLNVPYDKSRVHPAALVTEKYGISDRELFKACFAREWLLMKRNSFVYIFKTTQITIMSIITFTVFFRTEMHVGTLLGGGKYFGALFFSLINVMFNGIAELAMTVVRLPAFFKQRDHLFFPPWALALPIWVLRIPLSFLESAIWIILTYYTIGFAPAASRFFRQFLAFFGIHQMALSLFRFIASVGREEVVAKTLGTFTLLLVFVLGGIIVAKNDIGPWMAWGCYFSPMMYGQNAMVVNEFLDKRWDIPNKDPNVDAPTIGKVLLKSRGFFTDEYWYWVCIGALFAFSVLFNILFIGALNYLDPFRDSKSIVVEENDGKKNKNQASEQLEIEEIQMTSEVVGVAEPRRGMILPFKPLSLAFNHVNYYVDMPAEMKSQAVVEDRLQLLRDVSGAFRPGILTALVGISGAGKTTLMDVLAGRKTGGYIEGSINISGYPKKQATFARVSGYCEQSDIHSPHFTVHESIIYSAWLRLSPNIDKKTRMMFVEEVMELVELKPLRDALVGVPGKDGLSTEQRKRLTIVVELVANPSIIFMDEPTSGLDARAAAIVMRPVRNTVDTGRTVVCTIHQPSIDIFEAFDELLLMKRGGQVIYAGPLGHHSQHLIEYFEAIPGVPRIKNGYNPATWMLEVTPSSVESHLDIDFSEIYATSSLYQRCQELIEEFSTPAPGSEDLYFPTKYSQSFITQSHACFWKQHWSYWRNPQYNAVRLVLTVFIGFLFGLIFWDKGQMITKQQDLFNLLGAMYCAVFFLGATNASAVQPIVSIERTVFYRERAAGMYSALPYAFAQVAVETIYVTIQTIMYTLILYPMIGFEWQVGKFFLFFYFMLMSFIYFTLFGMMIVALTPNHQISAILMSFFLNFWNLFSGFLLPRVQIPAWWRWYYWLSPGAWTICGLVSCQLGKKDDVLEIPGANMKITVKEFLKEGWGLDYDFLPIVALVHIGWVLLFFFVFAYAIRFLNFQTR; via the exons ATGCTGGTTGGACCAGCAAAAGTTCTTATAATGGACGAAATATCAACCGGATTGGATAGTTCGACCACTTTTCAAATATGTAAGTACATGAAGCAAATGGTTCATATTATGGATATAACCATGATTATGACGCTTCTACAGCCAGCACCAGAAACGTATGATCTGTTTGATGACATTATCCTACTGTCCGAAGGACAAATTGTCTATCAAGGTTCACGTGAGAaagttcttgaattctttgaatacATGGGTTTCAAATGCCCAGATAGAAAAGGGGTTGCTGACTTTCTGCAAGAGGTAACTTCCAAGAAGGACCAGGAACAATATTGGTGCAGGAAGAACCAACCTTACAGATTCCTTTCAGCGTCCAgttttgtacaaggttttggtTCCTTCCACATTGGCCAACAACTTGCATCAGATCTTAATGTTCCTTACGATAAATCCAGAGTCCATCCAGCTGCCTTGGTGACAGAGAAGTATGGTATTTCAGACAGGGAATTGTTTAAGGCATGTTTTGCAAGGGAGTGGCTGCTGATGAAGCGCAattcatttgtttatattttcaagacTACCCAGATAACAATCATGTCAATAATTACCTTTACCGTGTTCTTTAGAACAGAAATGCATGTGGGTACTTTGCTTGGTGGAGGAAAGTATTTTGGAGCATTGTTCTTCAGTTTAATAAATGTGATGTTTAATGGGATTGCAGAACTTGCAATGACTGTTGTCAGGCTTCCGGCCTTTTTCAAACAAAGGGATCACTTATTCTTTCCTCCATGGGCTTTGGCCTTACCTATATGGGTCCTTCGGATCCCATTATCATTTTTAGAATCAGCAATATGGATAATTTTAACATACTACACGATTGGTTTTGCTCCAGCAGCAAGCAG gTTTTTTCGACAGTTCTTGGCGTTCTTTGGAATACATCAGATGGCTTTGTCCCTCTTTCGGTTCATTGCGTCTGTTGGAAGAGAAGAAGTTGTTGCAAAAACTTTAGGTACCTTCACATTGCTACTGGTTTTTGTGCTTGGAGGAATTATTGTTGCCAAAA ACGATATTGGGCCATGGATGGCATGGGGCTGTTATTTTTCTCCTATGATGTATGGACAGAATGCTATGGTTGTGAACGAGTTCCTCGATAAACGATGGGACATA CCCAACAAAGACCCCAATGTTGATGCACCTACAATTGGGAAAGTACTTCTTAAAAGTAGAGGTTTCTTCACAGATGAGTATTGGTATTGGGTTTGCATTGGGGCACTATTTGCTTTCTCTGTTCTATTCAACATCTTATTTATAGGAGCATTGAATTATTTAGATC ctTTTCGTGATTCAAAATCCATTGTTGTAGAGGAAAATGACGGTAAAAAAAACAAGAATCAAGCCTCTGAACAACTAGAAATAGAAG AAATTCAGATGACATCAGAAGTTGTTGGGGTTGCTGAACCTAGAAGAGGAATGATTCTGCCCTTCAAACCCCTTTCACTTGCCTTCAACCATGTGAACTACTATGTGGATATGCCTGCT GAAATGAAGAGTCAAGCAGTTGTAGAAGATCGTCTACAACTACTACGAGATGTTAGTGGTGCTTTTCGACCCGGGATTTTGACTGCACTAGTTGGGATAAGTGGTGCAGGGAAGACAACTCTAATGGATGTACTAGCAGGAAGAAAGACTGGGGGTTACATTGAAGGAAGTATTAACATTTCTGGCTACCCAAAGAAGCAAGCCACATTTGCTCGTGTTAGTGGTTATTGCGAGCAAAGTGACATTCATTCACCACATTTTACTGTGCATGAGTCTATCATATACTCAGCTTGGCTTCGCCTTTCTCCAAACATAGATAAAAAAACAAGAATG ATGTTTGTTGAAGAAGTTATGGAGTTGGTGGAGTTGAAACCATTAAGGGATGCACTAGTTGGTGTGCCAGGAAAAGATGGTCTTTCAACAGAACAAAGGAAGAGATTGACAATAGTTGTTGAGCTGGTTGCTAACCCCTCTATTATCTTCATGGACGAACCAACATCCGGCCTTGATGCTAGAGCTGCTGCAATTGTAATGCGTCCTGTGAGAAATACGGTAGATACAGGACGAACTGTTGTGTGCACAATTCACCAACCAAGCATAGACATTTTTGAAGCATTTGATGAG CTACTATTGATGAAAAGAGGAGGGCAAGTCATTTATGCTGGACCCCTTGGTCACCATTCTCAGCACCTCATAGAATATTTTGAG GCTATACCAGGGGTTCCAAGAATCAAGAATGGATACAATCCAGCAACGTGGATGCTTGAGGTCACTCCTTCTTCAGTCGAGAGTCATCTGGATATTGATTTTTCTGAAATTTATGCCACCTCCTCTTTATATCa GAGGTGTCAAGAACTTATTGAAGAGTTTAGTACCCCAGCTCCAGGTTCTGAAGATCTCTACTTTCCAACCAAATATTCGCAATCGTTTATTACTCAGTCCCATGCTTGTTTTTGGAAACAGCATTGGTCTTATTGGAGAAACCCCCAATATAATGCTGTCAGGCTTGTCTTGACAGTGTTCATTGGTTTTCTGTTTGGCCTTATCTTCTGGGACAAAGGACAAATGAT AACCAAACAACAAGATCTGTTTAATCTTTTAGGAGCCATGTATTGTGCTGTGTTTTTCCTTGGAGCTACCAATGCTTCTGCAGTACAGCCTATTGTTTCTATTGAGAGGACAGTTTTCTACCGTGAAAGAGCAGCTGGCATGTATTCTGCACTTCCTTACGCATTTGCTCAG gtGGCTGTAGAGACAATATATGTGACCATTCAAACTATTATGTACACTCTTATCCTTTACCCCATGATTGGATTTGAGTGGCAAGTgggaaaatttttcttattcttctacTTCATGTTGATGAGCTTTATCTACTTCACACTGTTTGGAATGATGATTGTCGCACTGACTCCAAACCATCAAATCTCTGCCATACTTATGTCTTTCTTCCTTAATTTCTGGAACTTGTTCTCTGGATTTCTCCTTCCAAGAGTG CAAATTCCTGCTTGGTGGAGGTGGTACTATTGGCTTTCTCCTGGGGCATGGACAATTTGCGGTCTTGTCAGTTGTCAATTAGGTAAAAAAGACGATGTTTTAGAGATCCCTGGAGCTAATATGAAAATAACAGTGAAAGAATTCCTTAAAGAGGGTTGGGGATTAGATTATGATTTTCTTCCAATTGTTGCTTTGGTTCATATTGGTTGGGTtctccttttcttctttgtgTTTGCTTATGCCATTAGATTCCTCAACTTCCAAACTAGATAG